In one Hippocampus zosterae strain Florida chromosome 10, ASM2543408v3, whole genome shotgun sequence genomic region, the following are encoded:
- the sidt2 gene encoding SID1 transmembrane family member 2 isoform X2 — translation MLRDEILFGSHWKSRYKKTFGIAAGVLLWLCVAPLACGSGDLWEKNNVIQKDGEFDVTYNDTVTSANQTIYAFNHTVSRTKTEGVRVSVDVLSPNLKSPILFVVRQKQAVLSFQVPLILRGLYQRKYPYNHLGRTLCQPPTRAASEIQYFFVDVSTLSSQGTNYQLRVSRVESFTLQTETKFSFTSSPSQPQYFKYVFPEGVDTVIVKVTSEMTFPCSVMSIQDIQCPVYDLDNNVAFIGMYQTMTRKGAITVQRKDFPSNSFYVVLVVKTEDEACGGPLRFYPLRPDELIDAGNRSKTLDIVVSLAIKSDVYVMGMLLCLGIFLSFYLVTLLVACLEKKRAKKRELFQNIDDTSPAETGKITASPNEYGSLDSTISSEAVTESAPSLDSAASADHYIERSGWKNVGRSRQESLSSIEEDDYDTLDDINSDKNIVRTKKYLCVSDLSRKDKRVLSKKYQIYFWNIATIAVFYALPVIQLVITYQTVVNVTGNQDICYYNFMCAHPLGALSAFNNILSNLGYVMLGLLFLLIVLKRDIVHGRALACNEVGALECGIPKHFGLFYAMGTALMMEGLLSACYHVCPNYTNFQFDTSFMYMIAGLCMLKLYQKRHPDINASAYTAYACLAVVIFFSVLGVVFGRGNTVFWIVFSVIHILATLLLSTQLYYMGRWRLDSGVVRRMVYVVYTDCIRHCTGPTYIDRMVLLVMGNLVNWSLAAYGLIERPNDFASYLLAIAICNLLLYFAFYIIMKLRSGERIQCLALVCILFTAVVWGFALYFFFQGLSTWQKTPAESREHNRDCILLSFFDDHDIWHFLSSIAMFGSFLVLLTMDDDLDTVQRDKIYVF, via the exons ATGTTGAGAGACGAAATCCTGTTCGGCAGTCACTGGAAATCGCGATATAAAAAGACATTTGGAATTGCTGCTGGAGTCCTCCTGTGGTTGTGTGTAGCACCGTTGGCTTGCGGCAGTGGCGATCTGTGGGAGAAAAACAATGTGATCCAGAAAGATGGCGAGTTTGATGTGACCTATAACGACACAGTTACGAGTGCAAATCAGACGATATATGCCTTCAACCACACTGTCTCCAGAACCAAG ACGGAAGGAGTTCGTGTATCCGTTGACGTACTGTCGCCGAACCTCAAGAGTCCTATCCTGTTTGTGGTGAGACAGAAGCAAGCTGTGCTCTCCTTTCAGGTCCCCCTCATCCTCAGAGGCCT GTACCAGAGGAAGTATCCATACAATCATTTAGGGCGCACATTATGCCAGCCTCCAACACGGGCTGCATCAGAGATCCAGTACTTCTTTGTGGATGTGTCGACACTTTCCAGCCAGGGTACAAACTACCAACTTAGGGTCAGCCGCGTTGAAAGCTTCACATTGCA GACCGAAACGAAATTTAGCTTCACTTCATCTCCTTCCCAACCTCAG TACTTCAAGTATGTATTTCCTGAAGGGGTGGACACTGTGATTGTGAAGGTCACCTCGGAGATGACCTTTCCCTGCTCCGTTATGTCTATCCAGGATATCCAG TGCCCCGTCTATGACCTCGACAACAATGTAGCCTTCATTGGGATGTATCAGACGATGACGAGAAAAGGTGCTATCACAGTACAG AGAAAAGATTTCCCCAGCAACAGTTTTTATGTGGTGCTCGTGGTAAAAACGGAGGACGAGGCCTGTGGCGGTCCACTGCGCTTCTACCCGCTGCGCCCAGATGAGCTGATCGACGCTGGTAACCGCAGCAAAACCCTTGACATTGTGGTCTCCCTTGCCATAAAAT CGGACGTGTATGTGATGGGCATGCTGTTGTGTCTGGGTATTTTCCTCTCTTTCTACCTTGTCACTCTGCTGGTGGCCTGTCTGGAGAAGAAACG AGCCAAGAAAAGAGAGCTCTTTCAAAACATTGATGACACATCACCCGCCGAGACAG GCAAGATTACAGCTTCACCAAATGAATATGGCTCCCTCG ACAGCACGATCAGTTCAGAAGCAGTCACTGAGAGCGCCCCCTCTCTAGACAGTGCCGCTTCAGCTGACCACTACATTG AACGGTCTGGATGGAAAAATGTTGGAAGAAGCAGACAGGAGTCATTGAGCTCCATCGAGGAAGATGACTACGACACACTGGATGACATCAACTCGGACAAGAACATTGTTCGCACCAAG AAGTATCTTTGTGTGTCCGACCTGTCGCGCAAAGACAAGAGGGTCCTCAGCAAGAAATACCAAATCTACTTCTG GAACATCGCCACCATCGCTGTGTTCTACGCCCTGCCGGTCATCCAGCTGGTCATCACATATCAAACG GTTGTCAATGTGACAGGGAACCAGGATATCTGCTACTATAACTTCATGTGTGCTCATCCTCTCGGGGCTCTCAG CGCGTTCAACAACATCCTGAGCAACCTCGGCTATGTGATGCTGGGCCTCCTATTTCTCCTCATTGTCCTCAAGAGAGACATCGTCCACGGTCGAGCCCTAGCCTGTAATGAAGTCGGCGCACTG GAATGTGGCATCCCCAAGCACTTTGGTCTTTTCTACGCCATGGGCACCGCTCTCATGATGGAGGGTCTACTCAGCGCCTGCTACCATGTCTGTCCAAACTACACCAACTTCCAGTTTG ACACGTCTTTTATGTATATGATCGCTGGCCTGTGTATGCTGAAGCTGTATCAGAAGAGACACCCTGACATCAACGCGAGCGCTTACACCGCCTACGCCTGTCTGGCCGTAGTCATATTTTTCTCCGTGCTCGGAGTG GTTTTCGGGAGAGGAAATACTGTGTTTTGGATCGTTTTCTCAGTCATCCATATATTGGCCACGCTTCTCCTCAGCACACAGCTCTACTACATGGGTAGATGGAGGCTCG actcTGGCGTTGTGCGCAGGATGGTTTATGTCGTCTACACAGATTGTATTCGACATTGCACCGGGCCCACATACATT GATCGCATGGTTCTGCTGGTGATGGGGAACTTGGTCAACTGGTCCCT CGCTGCCTACGGTCTCATCGAGAGACCCAATGACTTTGCCTCCTACCTGCTGGCAATCGCCATCTGTAACCTTCTACTCTACTTTGCCTTCTACATCATTATGAAG TTGCGTAGCGGTGAGAGAATCCAGTGCCTGGCGCTGGTGTGTATTCTCTTCACGGCTGTGGTGTGGGGCTTTGCGCTCTATTTCTTCTTCCAGGGTCTCAGCACCTGGCAG AAAACACCGGCCGAATCACGGGAGCACAACCGGGACTGCATCCTGCTTTCATTTTTCGACGATCACGATATTTGGCACTTCCTCTCTTCCATCGCCATGTTCGGATCCTTCTTG GTTCTGCTTACCATGGATGATGACCTCGACACTGTCCAGAGAGACAAGATCTACGTGTTCTAG
- the sidt2 gene encoding SID1 transmembrane family member 2 isoform X1: protein MLRDEILFGSHWKSRYKKTFGIAAGVLLWLCVAPLACGSGDLWEKNNVIQKDGEFDVTYNDTVTSANQTIYAFNHTVSRTKTEGVRVSVDVLSPNLKSPILFVVRQKQAVLSFQVPLILRGLYQRKYPYNHLGRTLCQPPTRAASEIQYFFVDVSTLSSQGTNYQLRVSRVESFTLQTETKFSFTSSPSQPQYFKYVFPEGVDTVIVKVTSEMTFPCSVMSIQDIQCPVYDLDNNVAFIGMYQTMTRKGAITVQRKDFPSNSFYVVLVVKTEDEACGGPLRFYPLRPDELIDAGNRSKTLDIVVSLAIKSDVYVMGMLLCLGIFLSFYLVTLLVACLEKKRAKKRELFQNIDDTSPAETASLLGKNGDGKITASPNEYGSLDSTISSEAVTESAPSLDSAASADHYIERSGWKNVGRSRQESLSSIEEDDYDTLDDINSDKNIVRTKKYLCVSDLSRKDKRVLSKKYQIYFWNIATIAVFYALPVIQLVITYQTVVNVTGNQDICYYNFMCAHPLGALSAFNNILSNLGYVMLGLLFLLIVLKRDIVHGRALACNEVGALECGIPKHFGLFYAMGTALMMEGLLSACYHVCPNYTNFQFDTSFMYMIAGLCMLKLYQKRHPDINASAYTAYACLAVVIFFSVLGVVFGRGNTVFWIVFSVIHILATLLLSTQLYYMGRWRLDSGVVRRMVYVVYTDCIRHCTGPTYIDRMVLLVMGNLVNWSLAAYGLIERPNDFASYLLAIAICNLLLYFAFYIIMKLRSGERIQCLALVCILFTAVVWGFALYFFFQGLSTWQKTPAESREHNRDCILLSFFDDHDIWHFLSSIAMFGSFLVLLTMDDDLDTVQRDKIYVF from the exons ATGTTGAGAGACGAAATCCTGTTCGGCAGTCACTGGAAATCGCGATATAAAAAGACATTTGGAATTGCTGCTGGAGTCCTCCTGTGGTTGTGTGTAGCACCGTTGGCTTGCGGCAGTGGCGATCTGTGGGAGAAAAACAATGTGATCCAGAAAGATGGCGAGTTTGATGTGACCTATAACGACACAGTTACGAGTGCAAATCAGACGATATATGCCTTCAACCACACTGTCTCCAGAACCAAG ACGGAAGGAGTTCGTGTATCCGTTGACGTACTGTCGCCGAACCTCAAGAGTCCTATCCTGTTTGTGGTGAGACAGAAGCAAGCTGTGCTCTCCTTTCAGGTCCCCCTCATCCTCAGAGGCCT GTACCAGAGGAAGTATCCATACAATCATTTAGGGCGCACATTATGCCAGCCTCCAACACGGGCTGCATCAGAGATCCAGTACTTCTTTGTGGATGTGTCGACACTTTCCAGCCAGGGTACAAACTACCAACTTAGGGTCAGCCGCGTTGAAAGCTTCACATTGCA GACCGAAACGAAATTTAGCTTCACTTCATCTCCTTCCCAACCTCAG TACTTCAAGTATGTATTTCCTGAAGGGGTGGACACTGTGATTGTGAAGGTCACCTCGGAGATGACCTTTCCCTGCTCCGTTATGTCTATCCAGGATATCCAG TGCCCCGTCTATGACCTCGACAACAATGTAGCCTTCATTGGGATGTATCAGACGATGACGAGAAAAGGTGCTATCACAGTACAG AGAAAAGATTTCCCCAGCAACAGTTTTTATGTGGTGCTCGTGGTAAAAACGGAGGACGAGGCCTGTGGCGGTCCACTGCGCTTCTACCCGCTGCGCCCAGATGAGCTGATCGACGCTGGTAACCGCAGCAAAACCCTTGACATTGTGGTCTCCCTTGCCATAAAAT CGGACGTGTATGTGATGGGCATGCTGTTGTGTCTGGGTATTTTCCTCTCTTTCTACCTTGTCACTCTGCTGGTGGCCTGTCTGGAGAAGAAACG AGCCAAGAAAAGAGAGCTCTTTCAAAACATTGATGACACATCACCCGCCGAGACAG CTTCTCTGCTGGGGAAAAATGGAGATG GCAAGATTACAGCTTCACCAAATGAATATGGCTCCCTCG ACAGCACGATCAGTTCAGAAGCAGTCACTGAGAGCGCCCCCTCTCTAGACAGTGCCGCTTCAGCTGACCACTACATTG AACGGTCTGGATGGAAAAATGTTGGAAGAAGCAGACAGGAGTCATTGAGCTCCATCGAGGAAGATGACTACGACACACTGGATGACATCAACTCGGACAAGAACATTGTTCGCACCAAG AAGTATCTTTGTGTGTCCGACCTGTCGCGCAAAGACAAGAGGGTCCTCAGCAAGAAATACCAAATCTACTTCTG GAACATCGCCACCATCGCTGTGTTCTACGCCCTGCCGGTCATCCAGCTGGTCATCACATATCAAACG GTTGTCAATGTGACAGGGAACCAGGATATCTGCTACTATAACTTCATGTGTGCTCATCCTCTCGGGGCTCTCAG CGCGTTCAACAACATCCTGAGCAACCTCGGCTATGTGATGCTGGGCCTCCTATTTCTCCTCATTGTCCTCAAGAGAGACATCGTCCACGGTCGAGCCCTAGCCTGTAATGAAGTCGGCGCACTG GAATGTGGCATCCCCAAGCACTTTGGTCTTTTCTACGCCATGGGCACCGCTCTCATGATGGAGGGTCTACTCAGCGCCTGCTACCATGTCTGTCCAAACTACACCAACTTCCAGTTTG ACACGTCTTTTATGTATATGATCGCTGGCCTGTGTATGCTGAAGCTGTATCAGAAGAGACACCCTGACATCAACGCGAGCGCTTACACCGCCTACGCCTGTCTGGCCGTAGTCATATTTTTCTCCGTGCTCGGAGTG GTTTTCGGGAGAGGAAATACTGTGTTTTGGATCGTTTTCTCAGTCATCCATATATTGGCCACGCTTCTCCTCAGCACACAGCTCTACTACATGGGTAGATGGAGGCTCG actcTGGCGTTGTGCGCAGGATGGTTTATGTCGTCTACACAGATTGTATTCGACATTGCACCGGGCCCACATACATT GATCGCATGGTTCTGCTGGTGATGGGGAACTTGGTCAACTGGTCCCT CGCTGCCTACGGTCTCATCGAGAGACCCAATGACTTTGCCTCCTACCTGCTGGCAATCGCCATCTGTAACCTTCTACTCTACTTTGCCTTCTACATCATTATGAAG TTGCGTAGCGGTGAGAGAATCCAGTGCCTGGCGCTGGTGTGTATTCTCTTCACGGCTGTGGTGTGGGGCTTTGCGCTCTATTTCTTCTTCCAGGGTCTCAGCACCTGGCAG AAAACACCGGCCGAATCACGGGAGCACAACCGGGACTGCATCCTGCTTTCATTTTTCGACGATCACGATATTTGGCACTTCCTCTCTTCCATCGCCATGTTCGGATCCTTCTTG GTTCTGCTTACCATGGATGATGACCTCGACACTGTCCAGAGAGACAAGATCTACGTGTTCTAG